Genomic DNA from Mycteria americana isolate JAX WOST 10 ecotype Jacksonville Zoo and Gardens chromosome 25, USCA_MyAme_1.0, whole genome shotgun sequence:
GCAGGGATGGTGCTGGGACCCTCCAGGGGTGCatccctgccgccccccgccatGCCCGCAGCTGCCCTCCGCCTGCTCTGCGGTGTGGTGATGCCGGCCGCCATGCTCTGCGCCGAGCCCCTGCCCCGCATCGCCTTCCCCAGCGGTGAGTACGAGCGAggagagggggctggggaggggctgggggacaaAGCTGGGTTGCGGGGGGGAAAACATCGGCTTGGGAGAGCGTCCgtccccagggctgagcacccCGCGGCAGGGACCCACGGGCTGCTCTCCGTCACAGCCTCCCCGTCTCGTTACCCCTCTCGTTAGCCCTGCgcagggctggggcagtgggacggTGGCTACGAGGCTGGGCGCTGGTGGCAACAGGGCGACGCAAAGGGCTACGGGGGCCACTGCGGCGGCAGGTGTAATGAGGCTGGTTGGCACCCAAACACCTTTGGGAGTGGGAGCTGGGTGCGCCCCAGGGTGCCGGCTCTAGCAGAGCGATTTTGGCACCCACCTGGCACCCGGGGGTCTGGTCAGGGCCACCCTGGATGGAGGAAAAAGCTGCCTCCTCGGAGCGACAGGGCACCGCGTCCTGCCTGCGGACCCAGCCAAAAGGCAGGTGGTAACGAGAGGGGTTTGGCAGTGCCGTGGGACGGCGgcggtggggcaggcaggagaggtctGTGCTCTTGTGGCGTGGCTATGGCCTCCCGAGGCCCCGGCCCACGCTGCCACTTCCCCTTCCCCGTGCAGCCATTCCGAGAATTGCaaaatctcccttttcttttttccctgtttcgGTGGCTGGCGGAGGCATCAGGAAGCCTGTGGTCCACAGCTCTGCTTGAGAGCACCGTGGGGGCTTGTAGCCCTCCCTGATGGTGGCCCCCTGGGGCGGTGCATCCCCCAACGGAGCATCACCCCGTGGCCGTGGCCCCGAAGCATCACAGGCAGGGCTCGCAGCCCAACGGGGAAAAATTCACTCCGCTTCTTACAGGACGGCAAAGCAGCCTCAGAGGGCGAGGGACCCGCGGGCTTCGCAGCCTGGGGACGTCCAGCCCTcggagaggggacaggggggaggTGGGGACCTGGAAGCAGAAGTGGGGACGGCAACGCAGGGGCCATGGGGGAAGCAACGCGCCCCATTTCCTACATGAGAGGTGACACGAGCCACAATGGCAGCTGCTGCCACATCCGCCCGGGGTTGACGGTGGTGGCGGTGCTGGGATGTGCGTGCGTCCCCCTTGGCTCCTGTCATCCCCCTTTGCTCCTGCCAGGGGACCCCCGACGGACCCTGACCCATTTCAGCCAGGACAACGTCTCCCACTACGACATTCTCCTCCTGCATGGCAGCGAGGAGGAGCTGTACGTGGGGGCGCGTGACCGGGTGCTGGCCCTCACCGTCGGCACCCCAGGCAGCATCCGTGCCAAAGCCTCGgtgagcagcagctgcttttggggaggcgggggggggggggggggggaggcctccgctgtgcctcagtttccccgctcAGGCATGGTTCAGCAGCTGTGGACCGTCTCCCTTCCCTCCGCAGATAACGTGGGGACCCACGGCCGAGAAAACCTCCGAATGTGCTTTTAAGAAGAAGAGCCAGGAGGTGAGACAGCACCGGGGGGGAGCTCGGGGCGGGGGGATCCCTCAGAGCTGCAGGGGTGCTCAGCCCCCGCCTCTGCTCTTTTCCCCCCACAGACCGAGTGCTTCAACTTCATCCGAGTCCTTGTGGCCCTCAACCAGACCCACCTCTACGTCTGCGGGACCTACGccttcagccctgcctgcacctaCATCGTGAGTGTCCCCCCCGCCAAGGACGGGGACGAGGGGGGCTCTCCGGACATCGTATGgcattcatagaatcatggaatgccttgggttggaagggacctttgtcACGAGGAGCCACAAAACACCGATCCAGGAGCCCCGGCGGGACGGGGGGTTTGAGCTAACCGCATCACGGGGAGTCCCCCGAGATGTGGGGGGCCGGGTGCCCCCCGCCACCGAGGTCCATCTTTGCGTTTCAAAGGAGCCCATGGTGTTTCTAACTACGGCTGCCAGCGGCTTTTCACCTGCCAGGTCAATGCTGGTGGTAAACCCCTGATTTGGGGTCCCGGTTCCCTCAGGTGACCCCAGGCAGCCtgtcctgcctcagtttccccacttgcTGAGCACATGGTGAGCACCGCAGCTTCCCCACAGGCCACAGGGAGTCCACAGCCATTTCCTGTAGATTTGGGGTTTGGTTTAACTCCGTCGGCcgatttttctcccctttcccacaGCACCTGGAGAACTTCACACTGATGTCCAGCGGCAGAGGACAACCCTTCCTGGACGGGAAGGGCCAGTGCCCCTTTGACCCCCAGCACACCTACACGGCCCTGCTGGTGGGTGAGTACGGGGCCAGTGGCCCCCATGGGTGGGCACCCATCCCTGGGATGGAGTGGAGGgtgacggcggggggggggggtccctacCGCTGCTcacccccaccccgtccccgAGCAGATGGAGAGCTCTACGCCGGCACCATGAACAACTTCCAGGGCAACGAGCCCATCATCTCCCGCTCGCTGGGCAGCCGGACCCTGCTCAAGACGGACGCCTTCCTCCGCTGGCTTTCGGGTGAGCAGGGAGACGGCCCTTGGGAGGACCCCCCTGGCCCCCTCACCCGCCCCCGTGCCAGggggtgcctgcagcagcccccccccTCGTTCCAGCTCCTCACCCACccgccctggctgtgccccacaGCCGACGCCGCCTTCGTGGCCTCCTTCAGCATCCCTGGCGATGACAAGGTCTACTTCTTCTTCGAGGAGACGGCCGATGAGTTTGATTTCTTCGAGCGGCTCCTGGTGCCGCGGGTGGCCCGCGTCTGCAAGGTGGGCGCAGGGACGATGACGGGGGACGACGACGGGGGACGATGGGGGTACCCAGCTCCTGTCGCCCCGGGGGCTGAGCGTCCTCCCGGCTCCCGCAGAGCGATGTCGGGGGGGACAAGGTGCTGCAGAAGAAGTGGACGACGTTCCTGAAGGCCCAGCTGATGTGCTCGCAACCCGGCCACTTCCCCTTCAACGTCATCCATCACGCCttcgccctgccccgccgcgaCGGCGGCGCCGACTTCTACGCCGTCTTCACCTCGCAGTGGTGAGTCCTGGCAcccgggggtgctgcgggggcaCCGGGGACCCGCATCCTCCCCGTGCCCACCTCGCTGTCcctgcaggcaggcgggcagggcgggcagcgcagCCGTCTGTGCCTACAGCCTGGAGGCCCTGGAAGAGGTCTTCGAGGGCAAGTACAAGGAGCTGAACAAGGAGAGCTCCCGCTGGACGGTCTACGGCGGCCCCGACATGAGTCCCCGGCCCGGCAGCGTGAGTGCTGCCCACCCGGGGGACACGGCCCTCCCAGGGGACGATGCCGGTCCCCGTGGGGAGGGGTTTGTCTGTCCCAGTTTGCCCTGCGTGCTCGCACTGGTGGTGTCGgagcaggatggggaagggggggggtgcCAATGGTGCTGGCATGGGGCAGCCTCGTGGCGCATCCCCCAACCccccgtgcctcggtttccccacgCCAGCACCggctcctctctccctgcagtgctACATGGGTGCCTCCTCTGACAAAGCCCTCACCTTCATGAAGGACCATTTCCTAATGGACGGGAAGGTGTCACCCACCCAGGGGCAGCCGCTGCTGGTGAAGACGGACGTCACGTACACACGCATCGCGGTGGACGAGACTCGTGGCATCTCGGGAGTCACCTACCGCGTCATGTTCCTGGCCACGGGTGGGTTTAAGTGGGGGTACACACAGAGCGCCTGGTCacccctcctgcccttcccttgGCCCCCCAAAACACCCGTGATGTCCCCTGTGCCCCCGCAGCGGAGGGTTTCCTGCACAAAGCGGTGGagctgcccgggggtccccacaTCGTGGAGAGCATCCAGCTCTTCGGAACGCCGGAGCCGGTGAAGAACCTACTGCTGGCCCCGGGGAAGGTAGGGGATGGGGATGACCCCACAGCCCACCCCAAGCCCGgcacggggggccgggggggaggctCAGCCCCGTGCCTCTCCCTCTCTAGGGCTTCCTCTACGTGGGCTACTCCGGTGGCGTCCTCCAAGTCCCGTTGGCCAACTGCAGCCTGCACCGGAGCTGCGCCGAGTGCGTGCTGGCGCGGGACCCGTACTGCGCCTGGCACAGCCTCGAGGGCTCCTGCCAGCCGGCCCGCGCCGCCACCGCCGAGGACACGTGAGCCGCAGAGGCAGCGGGAcgaggatgggaaggggggtgcgGAGGGGACCGGGATGCTGATGCCGCTCTCCCGGCCACAGGAGCGCGTGGCTGCAGGACGTCGAGACGGGGAGCCCAGCCACCGCGTGCCACCGCGGGAGGAGAGTGGCCATGCCCCGAGCCTGGGGGCCACCGGAGGACCCCGCCGCAGAGAGTTGAGTACGGGGGTGCGGCGGGAcagggcgggggggcgcggcgggagggggacTGGAGGGCGGGAGAGGGCTCATGGGGTGCACTGCATcaccctgctctccccctcctcaccctgcagggctcagccccccgcTTAACGCCGTGGTCCGCCTGCCGtgcccccgccgctccgccctGGCCACCTACAGCTGGCAGCAGcccgcgggccgggggggccggggggacgcgACGCTGCTGCCTGACCACACGCTGGTGGTCATCATGCAACGGGGGACTGCGGGCACCTACAAGTGCCAGGCCACTGAGAACGGCTACACCTGGACCGTGGCCCATTACCAGCTATGGGACCCCAGTGGGGCGGCCCCCCAGCCGGACAGGCTGACTGAGGAGGGCTTGGCCTGGGGGTCCTCAACCCCCGGCACCTCCCAGTCTTACTGGCCCCAGTTTGTCACCGTCACCGTGCTGCTGGCCGTGACGCTGGCCGCTGCCGCCTGCCTGGCCCTCCTCGCCTACCATGACCAGCTCAAAGCCAGGAGCAAGGTGCGGGGGTGCGgcgcaccccacagccccccatccCAGCACCGGGAGAAGGTACCCCTCAACGGGGGGTCCGGAGAGCCCCCGGCACCCGTGGTCCccaccgaggaggaggaggaggaggaggaaagctccAACGCTTGCTGCCTCCAGCTTGATGGGGACATCGATGCTGACAACAACAGGGTCCGTGTCCCGGCAGGGGACACGGCATGACGCTGCCACCGGGTCGGGGAGACCGCGGGGAAGCAATGGGGTGTAGGGGGGGATATCAAtgtgaagattttttcttttttttttttaatttaatacgTGTGTTTTAACATAAGGTAACGCTTTGGGGTAGTGGCGAGGGGCAGCGGGGTGGGATGGgcccctgggagcagcaggggaggcagcaagaggggtgggatggggcagggaggtgggatggggggagaggggaggacgtggggacagggaaaGGACGTGGGCACAGAGGAGGGACGTGGCCGTGGGGCAAGGACGTGGGGTGGGGACAGGCGGAGTTGGTGGATGCTGGCACTGGTGTCACCCCAGGAAAAAACCCTGGGATCCATAAAAGCTCCAAAATGGGGAAAGCCGAGCCCGGATGGGCTCCGTGGGCCGACCCCACGGGCACCCACCCTGCGCTGCCAGACCTCCCCACCCGCTCCCCACcgccctgggtgctgggggacaccACATCGCCCCGACCCCCGGACAGCCATGGCGGTGGTGTCCCCCCCTTTCTCCTCAGCTGCCCCTCCTGGGCTTGGCCCCTGCTGCTTTTTTGATGACGTtgagccttctttttttttaagacgaACCAGCTGTAAATGTTCCTGCTCTTtgtacatttgatttttttattaaaaaggaaaagctactGCGTTGTGCTGCTGGGTccaaggagcagccccaggagggcaAAGCCAGGCCCCTCGGCCTCAGGTTTTCGGGCGTGTGTGGGGCGTGCGCGCACGCCTGTGCGAGGTGAGGGTGTGCGAGGTGTGCATGTGCAACGAGGGGTGAGGACCTGGGGGGGGGGtacaccccacccccaccccagaggAAGGGGAAAACGGCCCTCTTACCCCCACCAATCACTCCCTTCCTCTCGGTGCATCTCTGCTGTTTTCCCCACCTCGCCCTGCCCCCTGCCCTTCCAGCAGTCAGCACGTGAATTCTTCCCGGGAAACACAGGAGTCACACCCAGTCGTAAAGGGCCGCTGGCCCTTTAAGAGATGTAAGTCGGCGCTGTCCCTTTAAGGGGAGGGCGCAGGCGAGGCCTCCCGCTGTGCGCATGCGCGCTGCGTTCCCTGCCTGTCttcccggggcgcggcgggcggccgtCCTCTTTACTGCGGCCGGAAGTGCGCGGAGTCTCTTCCGGAGCGGCGTCAGCCCTTCCCCAAGATGGCGCCGGTGCTCGGGCGCTGATTGCTCGGGCGGCGCGCGAGGCCCCgacgcgctgccgccgccgccgccgttcaCTTCCGGCCGGCGGCCGCCGAGGGGGGAGCGGCCATGGGGTGGCGGGACCGgccggcggcgggacggggcggggcgggggcctcccgcccgccggccTGAGGTAAGGGGGCGGCGgaggccgggcccggggcgcggggcaggaGGCTGTGGGGCGGGAATGGGGGCTCGGttgtggggcggggggaggaggccTGGCctgggcgagcggcggcggggcaggagggtggcGGCCCGGCTCGGGGCCGGTGCTGGGGGCGGCCGGACGGCGGAGGGGGGCAGGTGCtgggtggggttggggaggtgcGGTCGGGGGGCCTGGGGcgggggctggctgtggggcggGACGGGGGGAGGCTGCGGCAGGGGGGTGCCGGAGCGCCCGGGGCAGGCGGCTGGCGGGGGGCGGCTGGTGGGGGGTGCTTCGGGGCGTGGAGGGAAAGCGGGGCGAGGGGGAGCGAGGGGGTTTGGTGCGAGACCCGCTCGGCTGAGGAGGCGGGTGCTGCGCCATTGAGGAGCCCAGGGGCAGGCGGGGAAGGGCGTGGAGGTTCCCTGCGCCCCGGGGCTGCAGGAGGCAAAGCTGcgtgggggagagagggggggacCCGCCTGCGACGTGAAACCAGGGTGCTGGGAAGGGCTTCTTGTCTGCTAATCCGCTCAGTGACCTTGAGCGGGTCCTGTGCCAAACTTCGCACATGTCCGCTGCCTTTAAAGCacgtgggattttttttgtctggccAAACATAAGCGCTGATGGCTTTACCTATAAGGTAGGAGGGTGGCTTGCTGCGCCAGCTGCCCCTCTCCTGTGCGTacgggaggtggggggaaggcagcGCGAGGCTGTGGGTGTGTTGGGAAGCGCTGGCCTTAGAGTGTCTCTGCCTCATCGTTTACAGAGAGACAGCTGCTCGCGGAGGAACTGCAGATCTTCAGTGAGGCTGCTTTCATATCCGCTTCCATCCTGGGGTAAATTTCAGGAGTGTGACGGTAAAGACTTTGAAAACGCAGCTGCCTCCTTAGACCAGGTTCGGCGTAACGTGGCACAGATAAAAGGCTTCAAATTTGAGAGACTTGTAGCGGATTTGTTTGATCTCGTGCTTTCCCACTTGAGAGGATCTCCACAGGCAACCGCGTATAGCTGTTGGGGCTTGGAAAGGCGGCCTCGCCGCCTGCTTCTGGATGGTTCCCAGGCCGTCGTGCTAAGGCATTAGTATGCTGAGCAGGAGACATCCTTGGCCAGGGGTACACAAAGGCCCTGTCTTTATTTGCCAAAGAATCATATATAGATACAGCTGCAGCAAAAATGCTTTGGAGAACGGATTGATGGGGCTGCATTAAAAAGGAGATAAATTGTGGGGGGGGTTCATACTAAGTTGCGGTCTTGCGTTTAAAAGACTGAGGCCGTATCCTGTAGGTCGCACCGCAAGCTAGCAAGAGAGCAGAAGCAGGTACAGTCTGCTTAGTAATCCTGTGCTTTAATTTCTAGGCAGAAAttcaagaaaagcttttctattcATGGTGAGAAGTCACCATCTGTGTAGGTCTATTGAAGTGTAGGTTTGGCACGGCAACTGTTCAAGTGTTGAAGTACGCAATGGCTCCTTGACCTGGGAGGGAATCTGGTGTACTTGAGTTTCGCTTTGGAGGGTAGGTCAGTTCTTTTGAGATTTAGCAATCACTTTTACATCAATATCCCCAAAATTACTTGAAGATCATCAAAGAGTTACTGAAACGGGGTGCGACAGGATCGCTGCTCTGAGCAAGGCCCTAGATTTAATTTCTAGAAGAATAAACGCTCTGAGCAAAACTCTCGTCTTGGCAGAGCAAGAATTGTGGCCATGGTGGTTAAATCAAAGCATCCCTGGTGATGCCAGGATGCCTTCCCTCTTCACCTCCCCGCAGGAGGAGCCTATGGCTTTGATTGCTTGTGGGCCCTGGGATTAAAGTGACATTGTCGTTCTAATTTAGATCCTGAATGAAAATAGTTATTAGTAAGAGTCCAAAGAAAGTACAGTTATTTCCTCAAGGAGGTTATGGCTAAAATTCTAAAAACAAAGCACTATAGCAcataaaactaaatgaaaatcAAGGAtactctattattattattattattattattattattattattataataaattttttttcctcattgcagcAACGAGGATTTTTCTTAGCAGGTACGCCTTACCTTTCATGTGGAGAGCTCCATTACATACAGTTCAGTTTTTGGGTGGCAGAGGAATTTGGAGTATGGGCTAAACCCTCAGGCTTCACCAGGAAATTGCACTGGCTAgactctattttatttttttataaaatattaagctAGTGGGACTCCtaacaagaacaaaataatgTGTTCATAGGTGCTGCATGTAGATAATTCCCGTGTAGGAAGCTTTATGCTGTCTAATTATGCCTGTATTAGCGAACCAGTAATACTGTAATTATAATTAAAGCAATACAACTTTTGTTTAGACAAGCCATGGTATTTGTTATGCGTTATCTGTCAAGTCAATTGACTGTAACAATGAAGTGTAGTTTTCTTTGTACTAGGGAAAACAGGGGTTTCCGCACGCTCCCTGTTGGACCCGGATGCCCTTGGGTATTTTTAACTTCACTGTCCATCAGCAGGAGCCGTGGCAGCCCATAACGCTGTTTGCTGATGTTAAGCAAATATTCTGTTGGCAGATAGGCAATTAAATAGTCTGTTAATAGCACACCTCCCCCCCATAATTTCATAATTGTAATTTCTTCTCTATGCCAGAGGTAAATAATTGCCAGTTGTTTTATTATTGCATTTCTAACCAAACGGCTCTTGACTGTTTGAGCTCTCTTCATGAAGCCTGCAATTTGGAGACGTTTATGCTACGGCCTTTCTGCACTACGCTGATAACTTAAAATGGCCCCCAAACTGCTGTATGGTGTTGACCGCATCTCATGGTAAATTTGGGTTCTCACTCGGTCTAGATTCGAAGTGAATCTGTTCTGATCTCTGGTTTTGGCGCACTTCCTCCAGTTTCTGCATTTGCAAGTGGAGCTACTTGGTAttgctctgctctccagcagtTCAGCTTGTGCCTGTGCACAGACTTCAAATACCCATTTGCCGGAGCCTGGAATATAAGCTGTGATGCAGCTGCAGGTCAAGCCCTGTCTGATAATTTAACAGTCTGTTACTCCTGAAGATCTGTCGGCTTTTTTTGATACGGAAAGAAAGTCCTTGTGGTCAGTGAAATAATCGGTTTCATGGTGGGTTGATTCTTTGAGATGCTCTTCTCTTTTTGCTTGTATATGCCTGGGCCTGTGAGTAGGTTAGCTTATTCCAAGCTTGGTTAATCTTGCACCAAGTTAGAGCAAATTACAGCCAAAAGGGAGACGTGTGGAACTACCGAGAGTCTTGTCCCAGGGATGCAGTTGTGGGTGACTGCCGGGCCCTGGCTGCCTGCGGGATGAGACGCAGTGATAGTGCGTCaggggcaggagccaggctcGGGAAGGGTCCCCTGGTCTGAGCCAGGACCTTCCCTCCTCGTCCCTCGGTTCCCGGTACTCTGAACGCTGCCAAAATCAGAAGGGTGGCAGGTTTGTGAGTGTTACCTTACCAGAAGCGACGATGCAGTATTGGAAGTGAGGCTGAACTTTGCTCGCCTTAGCTGAAAAGCGCAGTTAGGCACTGTTCAACTGAGAGATCCCTGGGCTGtgatttttaacccttttttttcAGGGTCTTGGTCATCAACGTGGAGACTCTACGTGGCTGTTTGCGTTTGCCTTGTCCTCCCATTGTTGCTCCTCTTTTCAcaaccttctcttcccccttccctggctTGCATCACCTTTAGGAAGGTCAAAATGGAAATGCCCAGAAAAAGGTGTCTAATTTGTGCAGGAAATGTGGGAACACGAATGGACACTTGTCACTTCCTTCTTTGTACAGAGCCTGGAACTGAAAGGTGACATCCTGACATCTAGGAGCATCGCAAACCTGGAATGACTGGGGAGAAGCCGCTTTGGTTGACAATCCGTATTCCTGCGTGTTCATTAAAAGGTAGTGCTTGCTGTTGGAGCAGTGCTCTTCCTCTGTGGATCTCGAACTGCTTTGCAAAGTCCGGCAAGCTTTGCTTTACAGCAGAGTAGTCTGGACCGTAGCGAGAACCGCCATGTATGCAGACTGCTGTTAGAGTTTAACAAATAGCTACGGTGACATCAGAAGGCGCTGCCATCAACCACGTGATACGGCCCTGCTGCCTGAAGTTACAGTCCCACCGCTCTGCCAGCAGAATGGTTTATGCAAGGGGTGTCTGTGTACTTCAGGAAAATCAGCAAAGTTAGGTGACGTAGGCTGCTTTAGCTAACTTAGGTGCTTCGTCTACTGAAAGTGTTTCTCGTTTCAGATGCCGGCACTTCCAGTCTAGTCAGTCAAGATAGGAGGGCTGAGCTTGGATCTGCTCCGTACTTCTGAGGCAGATCTGGGGCGTACCACCTCTCGTACCCCACTCCGAGGAGTCATGGAGGACAAACGCAACATCCCCATCATTGAGTGGGAACACCTGGACAAAAGGAAATTCTATGTGTTTGGGATTTGCATGACTATGATGATCAGGGTAAGCGTTTACCCTTTCACACTCATCCGGACACGGTTGCAGGTTCAGAAGGGCAAGAGCCTATACAACGGGACTTTTGATGCTTTTGTGAAAATCCTGCGGACAGAAGGGACAGCTGGGCTCTACCGTGGCTTTTTGGTCGACACTTTCACCCTGATCTCTGGACAGTGCTATGTGACAACATATG
This window encodes:
- the SEMA4A gene encoding semaphorin-4A, whose protein sequence is MVLGPSRGASLPPPAMPAAALRLLCGVVMPAAMLCAEPLPRIAFPSGDPRRTLTHFSQDNVSHYDILLLHGSEEELYVGARDRVLALTVGTPGSIRAKASITWGPTAEKTSECAFKKKSQETECFNFIRVLVALNQTHLYVCGTYAFSPACTYIHLENFTLMSSGRGQPFLDGKGQCPFDPQHTYTALLVDGELYAGTMNNFQGNEPIISRSLGSRTLLKTDAFLRWLSADAAFVASFSIPGDDKVYFFFEETADEFDFFERLLVPRVARVCKSDVGGDKVLQKKWTTFLKAQLMCSQPGHFPFNVIHHAFALPRRDGGADFYAVFTSQWQAGRAGSAAVCAYSLEALEEVFEGKYKELNKESSRWTVYGGPDMSPRPGSCYMGASSDKALTFMKDHFLMDGKVSPTQGQPLLVKTDVTYTRIAVDETRGISGVTYRVMFLATAEGFLHKAVELPGGPHIVESIQLFGTPEPVKNLLLAPGKGFLYVGYSGGVLQVPLANCSLHRSCAECVLARDPYCAWHSLEGSCQPARAATAEDTSAWLQDVETGSPATACHRGRRVAMPRAWGPPEDPAAERLSPPLNAVVRLPCPRRSALATYSWQQPAGRGGRGDATLLPDHTLVVIMQRGTAGTYKCQATENGYTWTVAHYQLWDPSGAAPQPDRLTEEGLAWGSSTPGTSQSYWPQFVTVTVLLAVTLAAAACLALLAYHDQLKARSKVRGCGAPHSPPSQHREKVPLNGGSGEPPAPVVPTEEEEEEEESSNACCLQLDGDIDADNNRVRVPAGDTA